GAAAGATGAAACCACAAGCACGCTCCATGGCAACCATATTGGCTGCCATCTGCATCGCCTGCGACACCCCCTGCACAGACGTATTGATAAGCTGAAACAAAGCCTCATCCAGAACCTCGCTCAAGAGCCGATCTAAGTACTTCTTAACCGCATCATAAAAATCTAACTGTCCACCATACGACATGAAACTCACGGAATCCTCCACAAAGGACCTCGCAATTCGACAACAATCTGGCACTGTAGACGAAAACGGCGCCACATAAGGAAATGCCGGCACAATATCCGACGTTTGAAGCTGAAATGAAAGTACGTTCATAGAATACTCGTACTCCTTTTTCATTAACATCTGTTCAAACTTATCGGCCGCGAGGGCCTCAATAATCTGCCCCCGGCAATCCGACAACAACAGTTCATGGTATTTATCCCTATGTTTACTCAGCACGTCCAACAAAGCGTCCACCGGGTACCCGTACCTCCTCAAAGCCACTCCCAACAAGCTCACATAGTCCTTGATCAACAAAAAATGACTCGCGGTCTGCATCCTAGAGAACTGATCCTCCAAGACGGAACACATTTTACTGACGGCTGTCTCCCACAAGTTCTCGACCTCCAATTTCGAAATCAAACCCCCACCGGTCCTCAAAACCCGATCTTCCACGATAAAAAAACCCGGCGATCTGCGCGAAAAATGTTTGGTGGGATTCTAGAAATGGAGTCATGGACGATACCTGAAAGTCCGACGTCAATTGGAGCTTCCGGTTCTCGAAGTAGTACTGCGCGAACCAGTCCTCAAGTCCTAGAGTTTGGTTTATGTGATAAGCTCTGTACAGCGGTGTCAAATCGAAGCCGCTGTTACTGTCGTTGCTCAGTACATTGCGGTCGTTGTCGTCTTCCTCGTCCTCTTCTCGAAGAGCGTAAACACAGTCTCGGAGACTAAGACGGGTCTGTTCCTCCGCTTGGCGCTGCTTGATTCGGAGATCCTCTTCACGTTGGCGCGCCGAGGAGGCTTGGCCAATGGCTAATTGGCCTAGGTTCCGGCCCACTACGCGGATCTCGACCAGCCAATCACCGAAATCCTTGCTCACTTTCCTCTCAATGTGAGCCTGAATCTCGGGAATCTTCTTCTCCAGCATCCTCTTCAGCGTGGACGAATGCATTTTGTCCAAGAACTCGGTCTCGATGCAGTCCAAGCACTTCAACGCCATGTAAAGATTGTTGTTGGAAAGGTGATAGTTGGATCGGGAACAAACCTCGATCAGACGTATACATGTGGCGAGGGATTGCAGGGCAAGATAGACATTTTGGGAAACGACGCGGGCCTCGAGGAAGTCATCAAGGGAGGAGAGGAGTGGACCGGCGACGGACTGGAGGCTGGAGTTGGTGTCGGAGAGGGAGGGCTTGAGGGAATCGACGTCGGAGAGGAGGGGAGATCATCGACGGCGAGGATGAAGTCCTGGTAGTGAGCCCTGCAGACCTCCTCGATTTCGTACTCTTTAGATCGGGAGAAGTGACGGAGGTGGTGGAGCAGAGTCTCGGGCTTCCCAGACGAGAACGCCTTGCGAATGAAGGGGTCCAAGTCCTCGTTGTTGCAGATGGCCGAGGAGAGGAGAAGAAGCTCGAGCTCGTCGGCAGAGTCCGCACAGTCATCGGAGGC
Above is a genomic segment from Juglans microcarpa x Juglans regia isolate MS1-56 chromosome 1D, Jm3101_v1.0, whole genome shotgun sequence containing:
- the LOC121236578 gene encoding LOW QUALITY PROTEIN: exocyst complex component SEC15B-like (The sequence of the model RefSeq protein was modified relative to this genomic sequence to represent the inferred CDS: inserted 1 base in 1 codon; deleted 1 base in 1 codon), whose amino-acid sequence is MLKCSQYDEHANYSDCKCYYTLPSTTHVTMHHSTKPRLLVDPAGSAAASDDCADSADELELLLLSSAICNNEDLDPFIRKAFSSGKPETLLHHLRHFSRSKEYEIEEVCRAHYQDFILAVDDLXLLSDVDSLKPSLSDTNSSLQSVAGPLLSSLDDFLEARVVSQNVYLALQSLATCIRLIEVCSRSNYHLSNNNLYMALKCLDCIETEFLDKMHSSTLKRMLEKKIPEIQAHIERKVSKDFGDWLVEIRVVGRNLGQLAIGQASSARQREEDLRIKQRQAEEQTRLSLRDCVYALREEDEEDDNDRNVLSNDSNSGFDLTPLYRAYHINQTLGLEDWFAQYYFENRKLQLTSDFQVSSMTPFLESHQTFFAQIAGFFIVEDRVLRTGGGLISKLEVENLWETAVSKMCSVLEDQFSRMQTASHFLLIKDYVSLLGVALRRYGYPVDALLDVLSKHRDKYHELLLSDCRGQIIEALAADKFEQMLMKKEYEYSMNVLSFQLQTSDIVPAFPYVAPFSSTVPDCCRIARSFVEDSVSFMSYGGQLDFYDAVKKYLDRLLSEVLDEALFQLINTSVQGVSQAMQMAANMVAMERACGFIFRHAAQLSGIPLRMVERGRRKFPLSRARDAAEDMLSGLLKAKVDGFMTLIENVNWMADEPPKSGNEYLNEVIIYLETLVSTAQQILPAQVLKRVLQDVLSHISEKIVGFLLGDSVKRFNVNAIMGIDVDIRFLESFADNQAPIFSDGDANQLKTSLAESRQLINLLLSNHPKNFLNPVIRERSYNTLDYRKVVTISEKLRDSSDRLFGTFGTRGAKQNPKKKSLDALIKRLKDVS